The following coding sequences are from one Musa acuminata AAA Group cultivar baxijiao chromosome BXJ2-4, Cavendish_Baxijiao_AAA, whole genome shotgun sequence window:
- the LOC135609499 gene encoding probable ribose-5-phosphate isomerase 2 — MRAACSRTIDMAIPFPHLLHHDRSQPAASPPSCAARSQDELKRVAAHRAVEFVQSGMVLGLGTGSTAAHALDRIGDLLRCGALRDIVGIPTSEWAAARAAAAGIPLSDLNAHPVVDLSIDGADEVDPALNLVKGRGGSLLREKMVEGASRRFVVIVDESKLVPRLGASGLAVPVEVIPFGWTLTLRRLRSLFEGMPGFNLKLRTAATDAKANSFDENVFEPEPFVTDNKNYIVDLFFEDGIHGDLNLISDEILRITGVVEHGMFLGLASSVIVARKDGGVAMMEKKLNGI, encoded by the coding sequence TGCTCTCGGACTATTGATATGGCGATCCCCTTTCCACATCTCCTCCACCACGACCGGTCCCAACCAGCGGCGTCCCCGCCTAGCTGCGCCGCCCGGTCCCAGGACGAGTTGAAGCGCGTCGCCGCCCACCGGGCCGTGGAGTTCGTGCAGTCAGGCATGGTCCTCGGCCTTGGCACGGGCTCCACTGCCGCCCACGCCCTCGACCGCATCGGCGACCTTCTACGCTGCGGTGCCCTCCGGGACATCGTTGGCATCCCGACCTCCGAGTGGGCAGCCGCCCGCGCCGCGGCCGCCGGCATCCCCCTCTCCGACCTCAACGCCCACCCCGTGGTGGACCTCTCCATCGACGGGGCCGACGAGGTAGACCCGGCCCTCAACCTCGTGAAGGGCCGCGGCGGGTCCCTGCTCCGTGAGAAGATGGTGGAAGGCGCCAGCCGCCGCTTTGTCGTCATCGTCGATGAGTCCAAGCTGGTGCCCCGCCTGGGGGCGAGCGGCCTCGCCGTCCCTGTGGAGGTTATTCCTTTTGGCTGGACCCTCACCCTCCGTCGTCTCCGGAGCCTCTTCGAGGGCATGCCCGGCTTCAATCTCAAGCTCAGAACCGCCGCCACCGACGCCAAAGCCAACAGCTTCGATGAGAACGTGTTCGAACCGGAGCCATTTGTGACGGACAACAAGAATTACATTGTGGATTTGTTCTTCGAGGATGGGATCCATGGTGATCTCAATCTGATCAGTGACGAGATTCTAAGGATCACCGGGGTGGTGGAGCACGGGATGTTCCTCGGATTGGCATCATCAGTGATCGTGGCGAGGAAGGATGGTGGGGTGGCGATGATGGAGAAGAAATTAAATGGTATATAA